Proteins encoded in a region of the Gulosibacter sediminis genome:
- a CDS encoding DUF3499 family protein, with protein MRSRPCSRVGCSRRAAYTLTFDYRDQMAAIGPLAFRAEPHAYDLCPLHAGRTSVPEGWTLIKPVPIGRVD; from the coding sequence ATGCGTTCCCGTCCCTGTAGTCGAGTTGGGTGCTCGCGGCGTGCCGCCTACACGCTCACCTTCGACTACCGCGATCAGATGGCCGCGATCGGGCCGCTCGCGTTCCGGGCCGAGCCCCACGCCTACGACCTCTGCCCCCTGCACGCGGGTCGCACATCCGTGCCCGAGGGTTGGACCCTCATCAAGCCCGTGCCGATCGGCCGCGTCGACTAG
- a CDS encoding NAD(P)H-binding protein — MTSNNRIVILGGHGKVAQLAAPKLTAAGFAVDAVIRNPEHAADVEAVGATPRILDIETATVDELAELFRGAQAVVFSAGAGGGNPERTHQVDYLAATRSMDAAQQANVSRYVMVSYNRADLDVDALPESNSFYAYAKAKHDADAYLRASQLDFTILGPGNLTLEPGSGKVLVADANGEGVDAPIADDAKVTSRDNVAAVIAHVVATGAASRTKVNFYDGDTPIADAIR; from the coding sequence ATGACTTCCAACAACCGCATCGTTATCCTCGGCGGCCACGGCAAGGTTGCGCAGCTCGCGGCACCAAAGCTCACGGCGGCGGGCTTCGCCGTCGACGCCGTGATCCGCAACCCCGAACACGCGGCCGACGTCGAGGCCGTCGGCGCGACCCCGCGCATCCTCGACATCGAGACCGCGACGGTCGATGAACTCGCCGAACTGTTCAGGGGCGCCCAGGCGGTCGTATTCTCGGCGGGTGCCGGCGGTGGCAACCCCGAGCGCACACACCAGGTCGACTACCTCGCCGCGACGCGGTCGATGGATGCTGCGCAGCAGGCCAACGTCTCGCGCTACGTGATGGTGTCGTACAACCGTGCCGACCTCGACGTCGATGCGCTGCCCGAGAGCAATAGCTTCTACGCCTACGCGAAGGCGAAGCACGACGCGGACGCCTACCTCCGCGCATCTCAACTCGACTTCACGATCCTGGGGCCGGGGAACCTCACGCTCGAGCCTGGATCGGGCAAGGTGCTCGTCGCCGACGCCAACGGTGAGGGCGTCGACGCTCCGATCGCCGACGACGCGAAGGTCACCTCGCGCGACAACGTCGCGGCCGTCATCGCCCACGTCGTCGCCACCGGCGCCGCCTCGCGCACGAAGGTGAACTTCTACGACGGCGACACCCCGATCGCCGACGCGATTCGCTAG
- a CDS encoding phosphomannomutase/phosphoglucomutase, with the protein MHTAISAIEPELRGDLTQVVKNYDIRGLVGDTLTAPLVTALGAATVDELGLADLELVIGHDMRDSSPEFAEAFARGATARGARVTHLGLCSTDMDYFASGRRGAAAAMFTASHNPAAYNGIKISAAGAKGISFDSGLSAIRDRAAAYLDAGIPEAEHTHEPQRVDVLADYARHLRSLVDLSGIRPLKLVIDAGNGMGGYTVPAVLQEAAGLPSLPLEIVPMYFELDGNFPNHEANPLDPKNLVDLQARVVAEGADLGLAFDGDADRCFVVDEQGEPVSPSAVCAIVAAREIARANTAGESQPTVIHNLLTSRHVEEVVRELGGEPVRTRVGHSLIKAEMARTGAVFGGEHSAHYYFRDFWGADNGMLAAMHVLAELGASGRRVSELAAEHTPYFASGEINSTVADAAAVLERLRTEFAGIELDELDGLTISEGSSGEWWWANVRPSNTEPLLRLNIEASTPELMAHVRDEFLGHIRQDA; encoded by the coding sequence ATGCATACTGCGATTTCGGCTATCGAACCTGAGCTTCGCGGTGACCTGACCCAGGTCGTCAAGAACTACGACATCCGCGGCCTCGTCGGTGACACACTCACCGCACCGCTCGTCACCGCGCTCGGCGCCGCCACCGTCGATGAGCTTGGGCTCGCCGACCTCGAGCTCGTCATCGGGCACGACATGCGCGACTCCAGCCCCGAGTTCGCCGAGGCCTTCGCCCGCGGTGCGACCGCCCGCGGCGCCCGCGTCACGCACCTCGGCCTGTGCTCGACCGACATGGACTACTTCGCCTCGGGACGGCGGGGCGCCGCCGCGGCGATGTTCACGGCCTCACACAACCCGGCTGCCTACAACGGCATCAAGATCTCGGCCGCAGGCGCGAAGGGCATCTCGTTCGACTCCGGACTCAGCGCGATCCGCGACCGCGCGGCCGCGTACCTCGACGCGGGCATCCCCGAGGCCGAGCACACACACGAACCGCAGCGAGTGGATGTTCTGGCCGACTACGCGCGCCACCTGCGTTCGCTCGTCGACCTGTCGGGCATCCGCCCCCTCAAGCTCGTCATCGACGCCGGCAACGGCATGGGCGGCTACACGGTGCCCGCGGTGTTGCAGGAGGCCGCCGGCCTGCCCTCGTTGCCGCTCGAAATCGTGCCGATGTACTTCGAACTCGACGGCAACTTCCCGAACCACGAGGCGAACCCGCTCGACCCGAAGAACCTCGTTGACCTCCAGGCGCGCGTCGTCGCCGAGGGCGCCGACCTCGGCCTCGCCTTCGATGGCGACGCCGACCGCTGCTTCGTCGTCGACGAGCAGGGCGAACCCGTGTCGCCGTCGGCGGTGTGCGCCATCGTTGCCGCGCGGGAGATCGCTCGGGCGAACACCGCGGGCGAGTCGCAGCCGACCGTGATCCACAACCTGCTCACCTCGCGTCACGTCGAGGAGGTCGTGCGCGAGCTCGGGGGCGAGCCCGTGCGTACCCGCGTCGGCCACTCGCTCATCAAGGCCGAGATGGCGCGCACCGGCGCGGTCTTCGGCGGCGAGCACTCAGCGCACTACTACTTCCGCGATTTCTGGGGTGCCGACAACGGCATGCTCGCGGCGATGCACGTGCTCGCGGAGCTTGGCGCATCCGGTCGCCGGGTCTCCGAGCTTGCGGCCGAGCACACGCCCTACTTCGCGTCGGGCGAGATCAACTCGACCGTCGCCGACGCGGCCGCCGTGCTCGAGCGTCTCCGCACCGAGTTCGCGGGCATCGAGCTCGACGAGCTCGATGGCCTCACCATCAGCGAAGGCAGCAGCGGTGAGTGGTGGTGGGCGAACGTGCGCCCCTCGAACACCGAGCCGCTGCTGCGGCTTAACATCGAGGCGTCGACGCCCGAGCTCATGGCGCACGTGCGCGACGAGTTCCTCGGGCACATCCGTCAGGACGCCTGA
- a CDS encoding DNA-formamidopyrimidine glycosylase family protein: MPEGDSAYRAAHHLARSLAGREVTDFSLRVPAHATADLRGERIEGADARGKHVLLRIGEFTVQSHFGMDGSWRLVRPGEAGRASWPARHRLRAVIGTDAVVALGIDLAKLALWRTRDEASKLGWLGPDLLSPEPDLEEAARRIRLEPERPLTAALLDQGNVAGLGNEYVTELLFLRGIRPDRRVGDAGDLDELLAHARDLMLENRDRVERTFTGNPRPGQRSYVFGRAGHACRRCGTVILEGTHASGQREGGTRRSAWCPRCQAS; this comes from the coding sequence ATGCCGGAAGGCGATAGCGCCTACCGCGCCGCCCACCACCTCGCGAGGTCGCTCGCGGGGCGCGAGGTGACGGACTTTTCCCTGCGGGTGCCCGCGCACGCGACCGCCGATCTGCGGGGCGAGCGCATCGAGGGCGCCGACGCGCGTGGCAAGCACGTGCTGCTGCGCATCGGTGAGTTCACGGTGCAGTCACATTTCGGCATGGATGGCAGTTGGCGGCTCGTGCGCCCAGGCGAGGCAGGTCGCGCCTCGTGGCCGGCGCGGCATCGGCTTCGCGCGGTGATCGGCACGGATGCGGTGGTTGCCCTCGGCATCGACCTCGCGAAGCTCGCGCTCTGGCGCACGCGCGACGAGGCGAGCAAGCTCGGCTGGCTCGGGCCCGACCTGCTCTCGCCGGAACCCGACCTCGAAGAGGCCGCCCGGCGCATCCGCCTCGAGCCCGAGCGGCCGCTCACCGCCGCGCTGCTCGACCAAGGCAACGTCGCAGGCCTTGGCAACGAGTACGTGACCGAGCTGCTGTTTCTGCGGGGCATTCGCCCCGACCGGCGCGTGGGCGACGCGGGCGACCTCGACGAGCTGCTTGCGCACGCCCGCGACCTCATGCTCGAGAACCGCGACCGCGTCGAACGCACCTTCACGGGTAACCCGCGGCCCGGCCAGCGCAGCTACGTGTTTGGCCGCGCGGGCCACGCCTGCCGACGTTGCGGCACCGTCATTCTTGAGGGCACGCACGCCTCGGGGCAGCGTGAAGGAGGCACGCGGCGGTCTGCCTGGTGCCCGAGGTGTCAGGCGTCCTGA